The following DNA comes from Archaeoglobaceae archaeon.
TGATTATAGCCTTTCGCTGATAGATCCTTCAGCAATTAGAAAAGAACCAAAAATTCCAGAGCTGAACCTTCCTGCAAAAATTGTGCTTGATGCTGGAGAATTTAAGAAAGCTATTTCAGCTACAGAAAAAGTGAGTGAGCACATAGTTCTTAAGTCTGATAAAAATAGCTTTACGATTGAAGCGAAAGGTGATGTTGAGAGGATGGTATTTACAATGGCCAGTGGAGAGCTTGTGGAGTTTAATGGAGGAGAAGCGAGGAGCATGTTCAGTTTGGATTATTTAAAGGAATTCTGTAAGGTTGCAGGTGCGGGAGATTTACTTACGATTTACTTGGGCACGAATTATCCTGGAAGGTTCTCTTTTGAGCTCGTTGGTGGTAAGGTTCGAGTTGAGTTCATCTTAGCTCCTCGCGTAGAGAGTTGATGAAATATTTACCACTTTTTCAGATCATTTCAGCCTATCCCTTTCTTAAAAGTTCGATTTCAGTGTTTGGAGGTCTAAATATTGTAGAAGAACTTGAAAAATTCCCTGAGGCAATTGAAATGGGAAAGAAGTCCATTTTGAATGCCATTAAAGGAGAACATTCTAAAAAAGAACCATTAAGAAGTCTTATTTGCTTGGGCTGCGATTTAAAATGTTTTAATTGTAAAAGCATCAGAAAATTCGAGAGCTGCAATCTTTGCATGAAGTGTTTTGAGAACTGTGAGTTTTCATATGGGCTGGGAACAGATGAGGGAATAAAAAGAAATGCTAAAGTATCTCTGTTAAGTTATATCAGTGCCAAGATTCTTGTTTCAAATCTTGAAGATTGGGTAAGAATGAGATTTGCAGTAAAAGAAGCGAATTTGTATTCACTAGCCTTAAGAGAAGATTTGGATGAGATCGTCAGATTGGTTGCTCTGGATTTGGGCATAAAGCTCAGGGGCTGGGATACGCATGTGTCGAGCTATGTTAGAGCATCTTCAAGAATTAAAAGTGATGAATGGAGGCTGGTTAATAGGAAGCTTGTTTCAGGATACGTAAAAACT
Coding sequences within:
- the priL gene encoding DNA primase regulatory subunit PriL, with product MKYLPLFQIISAYPFLKSSISVFGGLNIVEELEKFPEAIEMGKKSILNAIKGEHSKKEPLRSLICLGCDLKCFNCKSIRKFESCNLCMKCFENCEFSYGLGTDEGIKRNAKVSLLSYISAKILVSNLEDWVRMRFAVKEANLYSLALREDLDEIVRLVALDLGIKLRGWDTHVSSYVRASSRIKSDEWRLVNRKLVSGYVKTSKVEVVRVIEEFLRSRIFEKVNFYSDFLEPHLRELRGIALKEKKFEFDLGEVDLKCLPPCMLEILSELQKGMNVPHSARFALTSFLLNIGMDVESILGLFKKSPDFDEEKSRYQIEHIAGMKGKGSEYTPPACDTMRTYQNCVANCNVPHPLVYYQNCKKRKKST
- a CDS encoding DNA polymerase sliding clamp, which codes for MVEVIMSGEILKTISRAITVLVSECRMHFLSKGVHSRAVDPSNVAMVIVDVPKESMESYRIDAEKTIGVDMNRIFEISKSISAKDLVELSLIDDATLRIKSGSLDYSLSLIDPSAIRKEPKIPELNLPAKIVLDAGEFKKAISATEKVSEHIVLKSDKNSFTIEAKGDVERMVFTMASGELVEFNGGEARSMFSLDYLKEFCKVAGAGDLLTIYLGTNYPGRFSFELVGGKVRVEFILAPRVES